The Bacillota bacterium genome includes a window with the following:
- a CDS encoding TolC family protein: MGCGFDTIRTTKFYRGLILIPLVLVGLVCSSLASAEEPQVLTLQGAMERAMEWDPAVVAAQDEWQEAQLTQAKGEVALRPQGSVSLRPVQFSGKLPETGEWEFGRDLTLQGSWQPVHGFTLSATSKSYPGRRTREDEGAGLSLSANLDLWPKPSQGDQALALRNARELVDIAAAKFQQAQLDAALTTYREYRLLQVEVARTEVLAQEVEAKAQSLQRVVDKRDQGLAADNDVLAARIEHDSSQAEYRRALRQLEQRKLQLAQRLGLRDGDWRLEPLPQDIPSVSITIDEGEAVAAAKSHSLQVARLEQSLAAARRNLQALRQDLGLAVGVRGTMDFKEEHWEEPTYGAYLSVSYEFADGGRKSLGIKEAELAVEKAERNLQLEQEQIAAAVMEELSELQWLQDQVNIAQLKWHRAQGEYQARQGQAERGLITAEALQSSERALQLAWLDSLAAAIEYEAARLGFMVLIGETPQIEGGAVGELSW; encoded by the coding sequence ATGGGCTGTGGGTTTGACACTATTCGAACAACTAAATTTTACCGGGGCTTGATCCTCATCCCCCTGGTGTTGGTGGGTCTTGTCTGCAGCAGCCTGGCTAGTGCAGAAGAACCCCAGGTACTTACCCTACAAGGGGCCATGGAAAGGGCGATGGAGTGGGACCCCGCGGTGGTTGCCGCCCAGGATGAATGGCAGGAGGCCCAACTCACCCAGGCCAAGGGCGAAGTGGCACTTCGTCCCCAGGGGTCGGTATCCTTGCGTCCCGTACAGTTCTCTGGGAAATTGCCGGAGACAGGGGAGTGGGAGTTTGGTCGGGATCTAACCCTGCAGGGAAGCTGGCAGCCGGTCCATGGGTTCACTCTGTCGGCGACTTCGAAATCCTATCCCGGCAGAAGGACTCGGGAGGATGAGGGAGCAGGGCTTTCCCTGTCCGCGAATCTAGATCTGTGGCCAAAACCCAGTCAAGGGGATCAGGCTTTGGCTTTACGCAACGCCCGAGAGCTCGTTGATATCGCGGCTGCTAAGTTCCAGCAGGCCCAGCTGGACGCGGCTTTGACCACCTACCGGGAGTATCGGCTGCTGCAGGTGGAGGTCGCCCGCACTGAGGTATTGGCCCAAGAAGTAGAGGCCAAGGCCCAGAGCCTACAGCGAGTGGTGGACAAACGGGACCAGGGCTTGGCCGCGGATAACGATGTCTTGGCCGCTAGAATTGAACATGACAGCAGTCAGGCCGAGTACCGCCGGGCTTTGAGGCAGCTGGAGCAGCGCAAACTACAGCTGGCCCAGCGCTTAGGCTTAAGGGATGGCGATTGGCGGTTGGAGCCCTTACCCCAGGATATCCCCAGTGTGTCCATTACCATCGATGAAGGGGAAGCGGTTGCCGCCGCCAAGAGCCACAGTCTTCAGGTGGCTCGGTTGGAGCAGTCGCTGGCTGCTGCTCGGCGCAATTTGCAGGCGCTGCGGCAGGATCTGGGGTTAGCGGTGGGAGTCAGGGGGACTATGGACTTCAAGGAAGAGCACTGGGAAGAGCCCACCTATGGCGCCTATTTGTCGGTGTCCTATGAGTTTGCCGATGGTGGGCGCAAGAGCCTCGGAATTAAAGAGGCAGAACTGGCCGTGGAAAAGGCTGAGCGTAACCTGCAATTGGAACAGGAACAAATTGCAGCTGCAGTGATGGAAGAATTATCGGAGCTGCAGTGGCTTCAGGACCAAGTCAATATTGCCCAGCTAAAATGGCATAGGGCCCAAGGAGAGTACCAGGCCCGACAAGGGCAGGCTGAACGGGGCCTGATCACGGCGGAGGCCCTACAGTCCAGTGAGCGGGCCCTGCAGCTGGCTTGGTTGGACAGCTTAGCGGCAGCGATCGAATACGAGGCAGCTAGACTAGGATTCATGGTACTAATCGGAGAGACTCCTCAAATTGAGGGAGGTGCTGTTGGTGAGCTCAGTTGGTAA
- a CDS encoding efflux RND transporter periplasmic adaptor subunit, whose amino-acid sequence MSSVGKWRKRFLWLVVAAVILAGVRWYFSAGNNQEAVTEALSGQGVMTVQERSVIKTISSAGQIVPQRDLLVTFDVAGKVQEVAVSSGDTVAEGAILARLNSVNQELSYLTAKREWELAQFDSPPSIVKERELAYQVAKSELEATTLKAPFSGVVAEVNIDVGEMVSTTTQALRLLDLSRMYLEVNVDEVDIRHVELGQPVTIIVDAYPNLTLTGSVVEIGIVPRGSSDLVLFPVKIELDEVDPRVKPGMSAEGRIVVDRVDGALAVPVDAVAQVDGQSMVTVVTDSGNVPTPVETGISDGIFVEIVSGLKAGDKILANNYRAVARPGSMGRGGPVVVGGVRR is encoded by the coding sequence GTGAGCTCAGTTGGTAAGTGGCGCAAGCGTTTCCTTTGGCTTGTGGTTGCTGCAGTCATTCTCGCTGGTGTTCGGTGGTACTTCTCCGCTGGGAACAATCAGGAGGCGGTGACGGAAGCCCTTTCCGGTCAGGGCGTGATGACGGTGCAGGAGCGCTCGGTGATTAAGACCATCTCCAGCGCCGGTCAGATTGTCCCCCAACGGGACTTACTGGTGACCTTTGATGTGGCTGGCAAGGTCCAGGAAGTAGCGGTCAGTTCCGGGGATACCGTGGCCGAGGGAGCAATCTTGGCCCGGCTAAACAGTGTTAATCAGGAGCTGTCCTATCTAACGGCTAAGCGGGAATGGGAATTGGCTCAATTCGATTCACCCCCGAGTATTGTCAAGGAAAGGGAGTTGGCCTATCAGGTGGCCAAGTCGGAGCTGGAAGCCACCACCCTGAAGGCGCCCTTTTCCGGGGTAGTGGCCGAGGTCAATATCGACGTCGGTGAAATGGTTTCCACTACTACCCAGGCTTTGCGGCTGTTGGATCTAAGCCGGATGTATCTAGAGGTTAATGTCGATGAAGTGGATATTCGCCACGTGGAGCTAGGTCAACCGGTGACCATCATCGTTGATGCCTACCCCAACTTGACCCTCACGGGGTCAGTGGTGGAAATCGGGATTGTGCCCCGGGGCAGCAGTGACCTAGTGCTGTTTCCAGTGAAGATTGAATTGGATGAGGTGGATCCCAGGGTCAAGCCGGGAATGAGCGCCGAGGGAAGAATCGTTGTCGACCGGGTCGATGGGGCCCTGGCCGTTCCCGTGGATGCCGTGGCCCAAGTGGATGGTCAATCGATGGTGACGGTGGTCACCGACTCCGGTAATGTCCCTACTCCCGTGGAAACGGGCATTTCCGATGGGATATTTGTGGAAATTGTCAGCGGTCTTAAGGCCGGCGATAAAATCTTGGCCAATAATTATCGGGCGGTGGCAAGGCCCGGCTCCATGGGTAGGGGCGGCCCCGTGGTAGTGGGCGGTGTTCGCCGATGA